In the genome of Sciurus carolinensis chromosome 3, mSciCar1.2, whole genome shotgun sequence, one region contains:
- the Calcoco2 gene encoding calcium-binding and coiled-coil domain-containing protein 2 gives MEKTIEDPPTSAVLLDRCHFSQVIFNSVEKFYVPGGDITCYYTFTQHFIPRRKDWIGIFRVGWKTTREYYTFMWVALPSDINNESTKQQEVQFKAYYLPKDDEYYQFCYVDQDGVVRGASIPFQFRPESEEDILVVTTKGKVEEIEQHNKELCKENQELKDSCASLQKQNSDLQAELQQKQEELETLQSINKKLEQKVKEQKACWETELLQLKEHNQKVSSENEKMGIRVDQLQAQLSTQEKEMEKLVQGDQDKAEQLEHLKKENGQLFLSLTEQREQQKKLQQIVEDMKQKETTTTKKQQELMDENFELSRRLSENKIICDVLQREKERMEKENDHLKRENSRLLSYMGLDFDSLPCQVPTSDQGCAGQNPGLVYGNPYSGIQESSAPNLLSIKKCFTCKSDFADEICDHTLEQQQMQTLCLNCPICDKIFPAREKQIFEDHVFCHSL, from the exons ATGGAAAAAACAATAGAAGATCCCCCTACATCAGCTGTCTTGCTCGATCGTTGTCATTTCTCTCAGGTCATCTTTAATAGTGTGGAGAAGTTCTATGTCCCTGGAGGGGACATCACATGCTATTACACCTTCACCCAGCATTTCATCCCCCGTCGAAAGGACTGGATTGGTATCTTTAGA GTGGGATGGAAGACAACCCGTGAGTATTACACCTTCATGTGGGTTGCTTTGCCTAGTGACATAAACAACGAATCAACCAAACAGCAGGAAGTCCAATTCAAAG CTTATTACCTGCCTAAGGATGATGAGTATTACCAGTTCTGCTATGTGGATCAGGATGGTGTGGTCCGGGGAGCAAGTATCCCTTTCCAGTTCCGTCCAGAAAGTGAGGAAGACATCCTGGTTGTTACTACTAAG GGAAAGGTGGAAGAGATTGAGCAGCACAACAAGGAGCTTTGCAAAGAAAACCAGGAGCTGAAGGACAGCTGTGCCAGCCTCCAGAAGCAGAACTCAGACCTGCAGGCTGAGCTCCAACAGAAGCAG GAGGAACTGGAAACTCTACAGAGTATCAATAAGAAATTGgaacagaaagtgaaagagcaGAAGGCCTGTTGGGAGACTGAGCTGCTTCA ACTGAAAGAACATAACCAGAAGGTATCCTCAGAAAATGAGAAGATGGGAATCAGAGTGGATCAGCTTCAG GCCCAACTGTCAActcaagagaaggaaatggagaagcTTGTTCAGGGAGATCAAGATAAGGCAGAACAGTTGGAACatctgaaaaaggaaaatggcCAACTATTCCTCAGTTTGACTGAACAG aggGAGCAGCAGAAGAAGCTCCAGCAGATAGTGGAGGATATGAAGCAGAAAGAAACTACAACAACGAAGAAACAGCAGGAGTTAATG GATGAGAATTTCGAACTGTCAAGAAGACTGAGTGAGAACAAGATTATATGTGATGTtctgcagagagagaaagagagaatggaaaaagaaaatgat CACTTAAAGAGAGAGAACAGCAGATTGCTGAGTTACATGGGTCTGGATTTTGACTCTTTGCCATGTCAAGTGCCTACTTCAGATCAAGGATGTGCCGGACAAAATCCAGGTCTTGTCTATGGAAACCCATATTCTG GTATTCAAGAAAGTTCTGCTCCTAACCTG CTCTCCATCAAGAAATGCTTCACCTGCAAATCAGACTTCGCTGATGAAATCTGTGATCATACCTTGGAGCAGCAGCAAATGCAGACCCTTTGTTTGAATTGTCCAATTTGTGACAAGATCTTCCCAGCAAGAGAGAAGCAGATCTTTGAAGACCATGTGTTCTGCCACTCTCTTTAA